A genomic stretch from Bradyrhizobium quebecense includes:
- a CDS encoding ABC transporter permease, translated as MSRLTLLSLQVLVAVVTLALWQFFATVPVFGKMLLPPFFFSNPVDVFSQIVKWFSTGVIWKHLAITLWESILAFVIGSAGGILVGFWFARQPRVAAVFDPYVKMVNALPRVVLAPIFALWFGLGVWSKVALGVTLVFFIIFFNVYQGVKEVPTTVLDNGRMLGMNERQLMRHVYWPSALSWMFSSLHTSVGFAVVGAVVGEYLGSAAGLGYLIQQAEGVFDVAGVFAGMFVLSAFVILIDMAVTVVEKRLLVWRPAAATRD; from the coding sequence ATGTCACGCTTGACGTTGCTGTCCCTGCAGGTTCTGGTCGCCGTCGTCACACTGGCCTTGTGGCAGTTCTTTGCCACCGTGCCGGTTTTCGGCAAGATGCTGCTGCCGCCGTTCTTCTTCTCCAATCCGGTCGACGTCTTCAGCCAGATTGTAAAATGGTTCTCGACCGGTGTGATCTGGAAGCATCTTGCGATCACCTTGTGGGAATCCATCCTCGCCTTCGTGATCGGTTCGGCCGGCGGCATCCTGGTCGGCTTCTGGTTCGCGCGGCAGCCGCGCGTCGCCGCGGTGTTCGATCCCTATGTGAAGATGGTCAACGCGCTGCCGCGCGTGGTGCTGGCGCCGATCTTCGCGCTGTGGTTCGGGCTCGGCGTCTGGTCCAAGGTCGCGCTCGGCGTCACGCTGGTGTTCTTCATCATATTCTTCAACGTCTACCAGGGCGTCAAGGAAGTGCCGACCACGGTGCTCGACAACGGCCGCATGCTTGGCATGAACGAGCGGCAGCTGATGCGCCACGTCTACTGGCCCTCGGCGCTGTCCTGGATGTTCTCCTCGCTGCACACCTCGGTCGGCTTTGCCGTGGTCGGCGCGGTGGTCGGCGAATATCTCGGCTCCGCGGCCGGCCTCGGCTATCTGATCCAGCAGGCCGAGGGCGTGTTCGACGTCGCCGGCGTGTTCGCCGGCATGTTCGTGCTGTCGGCCTTCGTCATCCTGATCGACATGGCGGTGACTGTCGTGGAGAAGCGGCTGCTGGTCTGGCGGCCGGCGGCGGCGACGCGGGACTAG
- a CDS encoding C2 family cysteine protease gives MTASWVNSLVDSGIKSDMLNFAADGVFTDAEAIQLLADVANRGSVTANELNSLQLIAANLNSGLSTSDYVSHLFVQLVDGNPANATWTGGGTAHITLGNLQVGTTSTQMSELIGKWFQGTDLPDPTLPPDAGGSGWTLQGYSAVTGPLYSSTGAATVNDICQGADGDCELMSGLIDVVVFHPQVMSSMIVDNGNGTYGVRFYVNGQETWETVNDEFPVVSGTELDYGHNYNEQPTAMWVALVEKAYAQLSATGQIGHPAVNSYNNISADPPTDVLENLTDATSVNYYLSSSSSWYSNKSVYIAALSNHDDVILEIPSTSPYTYDSAGNIQLVPDHAFGVVGYDSATGNFIVRNPWGNSYSGQNWDVQFEVSLTQIASEGGDFVIDNSGAVDVAPTVVASNITGRVQTSIAASSMFYVTGGTLPIIEYALWDSTGNGHFTVGGVAQANGVEIDVAASQWSSIAYQFGPASDQLWVEAFNGVFWSAWSEFTATPEGPVVTAANVTATHGQSFAVSSLFTYYDPFGLAATQYDVWDSGTGGGHFVLNGVALAANQNNYITAAQLSSLTYQSGSGADTLWIRANDSTVWGQWSAAFTVTAPVDSGPVEAVSNIVAAHGQSYAASSLFTYSDPFNSPATQYDVWDKGTGGGHFVLNGVALAANQDNYITPAQLASLSYQSGSGIDTLWIRANDGTVWGAWSSPFTVNAPVDSGPVETVSNIVAPHGQSYAASSLFTYSDPFNSAATVYDVWDSGTVGGHFLLNGVALPANQDNYITAAQLASLTYQSGSGIDTLWIRANDGTVWGAWSSAFTVNAPLDSGPVETVSNIVATHGQSYAASSLFAYSDPFNSAATQYDVWDTGTGGGRFLLNGSALSANQHNYITAAQLSSLTYQSGSGTDTLWIRANDGTVWGAWSSAFTVNAPVDSGPVEAVSSIVAAHGQSYVVSSLFTYSDPFNSAATQYDVWDTGTGGGHFALSGVALAPNQDNYITAAQLASLSYQSGSGADTLWVRANDGTVWGSWSSAFTVTAPVDSGPVVTPTNSSTLSVQGQTFSVSSLFTYSDPFGSSATSYDVWNSGGGNGYFTLNGVALGANQDNVVAASQLSQLAYHVGSDTDTLWIKANDGTVWGAWSSAFTISDPSIIPAGQTLELASASSAQISFASSSGTLKLDDPADFSGTVAGMTGADAIDFANISFAAGQTVGFAGNTAGGSIAVSDGVHAASIALLGNYMASTFVAASDGHGGTSITVHPDQVATLAPPQHA, from the coding sequence ATGACGGCAAGCTGGGTCAATTCACTGGTCGACAGCGGCATCAAGTCCGACATGCTCAACTTTGCCGCGGACGGCGTCTTCACCGACGCTGAAGCCATCCAGTTGCTGGCGGACGTGGCCAATCGAGGGAGTGTCACCGCGAATGAGCTGAACTCGCTGCAGCTGATTGCGGCCAATCTGAACAGCGGCCTCTCCACATCGGATTATGTCTCCCATCTTTTCGTTCAGCTCGTTGATGGGAATCCGGCCAACGCCACCTGGACAGGGGGCGGCACTGCTCACATCACGCTCGGCAATCTGCAGGTTGGCACGACGTCGACGCAGATGTCTGAACTGATCGGAAAGTGGTTCCAGGGGACCGATCTTCCGGACCCGACTTTGCCGCCCGATGCAGGCGGGAGCGGCTGGACATTGCAGGGCTACAGCGCGGTTACCGGACCGTTGTATTCTTCGACGGGCGCGGCCACCGTCAACGACATCTGTCAGGGAGCAGACGGCGATTGCGAACTGATGTCGGGATTGATCGATGTCGTCGTCTTTCACCCTCAGGTCATGAGCTCCATGATCGTGGACAATGGAAACGGCACCTATGGCGTGCGCTTCTATGTCAATGGTCAGGAGACATGGGAGACCGTCAATGACGAGTTTCCAGTCGTCAGTGGCACCGAACTTGACTATGGCCACAACTATAATGAGCAGCCCACTGCAATGTGGGTTGCGTTGGTGGAGAAGGCCTACGCGCAGCTCAGTGCAACGGGGCAGATCGGGCACCCGGCGGTCAACAGCTACAACAACATTTCCGCGGACCCTCCGACAGACGTCCTGGAGAATCTGACCGACGCGACGAGCGTCAACTATTATCTGAGCAGTTCATCCTCCTGGTACAGCAACAAGTCCGTCTATATCGCAGCGCTCTCCAACCACGACGATGTCATCCTGGAGATTCCCTCAACGTCTCCGTACACGTACGACAGTGCCGGAAATATCCAGCTGGTCCCGGACCATGCTTTCGGAGTCGTCGGCTATGACAGTGCGACGGGCAATTTCATCGTTCGTAATCCATGGGGAAATAGCTATTCCGGCCAGAACTGGGATGTACAATTTGAAGTCTCGCTGACACAGATCGCCAGCGAGGGCGGCGACTTCGTCATCGACAATTCCGGCGCGGTCGACGTCGCGCCCACGGTGGTCGCGTCAAACATAACCGGCCGCGTGCAAACCTCGATTGCAGCGTCGTCCATGTTCTATGTGACGGGCGGTACTCTGCCCATCATCGAATATGCGCTTTGGGACTCCACCGGTAACGGGCACTTCACCGTGGGCGGGGTGGCGCAGGCGAACGGGGTCGAGATCGACGTCGCTGCCTCACAGTGGTCCAGCATTGCCTATCAGTTCGGTCCCGCGAGCGACCAGCTGTGGGTGGAGGCGTTCAACGGCGTATTCTGGAGCGCCTGGAGCGAATTTACGGCAACCCCTGAAGGGCCCGTGGTGACGGCCGCAAACGTGACGGCAACGCACGGCCAGAGCTTTGCCGTCTCCTCGCTGTTCACCTATTACGATCCGTTCGGCCTCGCAGCGACCCAATACGATGTCTGGGACAGCGGCACCGGTGGCGGCCACTTCGTCCTGAACGGGGTGGCGCTTGCCGCCAATCAGAACAACTACATCACGGCCGCGCAGCTGTCGTCATTGACCTATCAATCCGGCTCCGGCGCGGACACGCTCTGGATCCGGGCCAACGACAGCACGGTGTGGGGCCAATGGTCGGCTGCTTTCACCGTCACCGCGCCGGTCGACAGCGGTCCCGTTGAGGCGGTATCGAACATTGTCGCGGCTCATGGCCAGAGTTATGCGGCCTCGTCCTTGTTCACCTACAGCGATCCGTTCAACAGTCCTGCGACGCAATATGACGTCTGGGACAAGGGAACAGGCGGCGGCCACTTCGTTCTGAACGGGGTGGCGCTTGCCGCCAACCAGGACAACTACATCACGCCCGCCCAACTGGCGTCGTTGAGCTATCAATCGGGCTCCGGCATCGACACGCTCTGGATCCGCGCCAATGACGGCACCGTGTGGGGAGCGTGGTCGAGCCCCTTCACCGTCAATGCTCCGGTCGACAGCGGGCCCGTCGAGACGGTGTCGAACATCGTCGCGCCCCACGGCCAGAGCTATGCGGCTTCGTCGCTGTTCACCTACAGCGATCCGTTCAACAGCGCCGCGACCGTGTACGATGTCTGGGATAGCGGCACCGTCGGCGGGCACTTCCTCCTGAACGGCGTGGCGCTGCCCGCCAACCAGGACAATTACATCACGGCCGCCCAGCTGGCGTCGCTGACCTATCAATCGGGCTCCGGCATCGACACGCTCTGGATCCGCGCCAATGACGGCACGGTGTGGGGCGCGTGGTCGAGCGCGTTCACCGTCAATGCTCCCCTCGACAGCGGACCCGTTGAGACGGTGTCGAACATCGTCGCGACCCACGGCCAGAGCTATGCGGCCTCGTCGCTGTTCGCCTACAGCGATCCGTTCAACAGTGCTGCGACCCAATATGACGTCTGGGACACGGGCACAGGCGGCGGGCGCTTCCTTCTGAACGGGTCGGCGCTGTCGGCCAATCAGCACAACTACATCACGGCCGCGCAGCTGTCGTCATTGACCTATCAATCCGGCTCGGGGACCGACACGCTCTGGATCCGCGCCAATGACGGCACGGTGTGGGGAGCGTGGTCGAGCGCCTTCACCGTCAATGCTCCGGTTGACAGCGGGCCCGTTGAAGCGGTGTCGAGCATCGTTGCGGCTCACGGTCAGAGCTATGTGGTCTCGTCGCTGTTCACCTACAGCGATCCGTTCAACAGCGCCGCGACCCAATATGACGTCTGGGACACGGGCACAGGTGGCGGGCACTTTGCTTTGAGCGGGGTGGCGCTTGCGCCCAACCAGGACAATTACATCACGGCAGCCCAGCTGGCGTCGCTGAGCTATCAATCCGGCTCGGGCGCGGACACGCTGTGGGTCCGCGCGAACGACGGCACCGTCTGGGGATCATGGTCAAGCGCTTTCACCGTGACTGCGCCGGTGGACTCGGGTCCGGTGGTGACCCCGACCAATTCGAGCACGCTGTCCGTTCAGGGCCAGACGTTCTCGGTGTCCTCGCTCTTCACCTATTCGGATCCGTTCGGCAGTTCCGCGACATCATATGATGTCTGGAATAGCGGAGGCGGCAACGGCTACTTCACGCTGAACGGTGTTGCGCTCGGAGCAAATCAGGACAACGTCGTCGCGGCCTCGCAGCTCTCCCAGCTTGCGTATCATGTCGGGTCGGACACGGACACGCTCTGGATCAAGGCCAATGACGGGACCGTCTGGGGCGCCTGGTCCAGCGCCTTCACGATCAGCGATCCCTCGATCATTCCAGCCGGACAGACCCTCGAGCTTGCGTCGGCGAGCTCGGCGCAAATCTCCTTTGCATCAAGCTCCGGGACATTGAAGCTCGACGACCCCGCCGACTTCTCCGGCACCGTCGCGGGCATGACGGGAGCCGACGCGATCGATTTCGCCAATATCAGTTTTGCGGCCGGGCAAACCGTGGGCTTTGCCGGCAACACCGCAGGCGGATCGATCGCCGTCTCGGACGGCGTGCACGCCGCCAGCATCGCCTTGCTCGGAAACTACATGGCGTCCACCTTCGTCGCCGCGAGCGATGGACATGGCGGCACGAGCATCACGGTGCATCCGGATCAGGTCGCCACGCTTGCCCCGCCGCAACATGCCTGA
- a CDS encoding IclR family transcriptional regulator, producing the protein MAKKPKAEAHDAEQGVSGVRAVDRAIAILQCFTPDQPAMSVIEIQKRVGLSRPTLYRLLQTLAQRDLIQAEGDPQRFRLSHGVMKLSHVWLTGLEVVAIARPVVEGLREATGETAALFRVQEDRGICILECQSRHVLSISRGVGDSLSLTRGSTGKAMLAFMDPTRQAELLATIPNSADRARLEEALAFARRNGYATSHSEIFAGTVAVSAPCFDHRGDVVGSVGLYGPGARIDEQKLLEFSKLVREAGRQISVLLGFQGAEPAASERA; encoded by the coding sequence ATGGCGAAGAAGCCGAAGGCGGAAGCTCACGACGCGGAGCAGGGGGTGTCAGGCGTGCGCGCGGTCGACCGCGCGATCGCGATTCTGCAATGTTTCACCCCCGATCAGCCGGCGATGAGCGTGATCGAGATCCAGAAGCGCGTCGGGCTGAGCCGGCCGACGCTCTATCGTCTGCTGCAGACGCTGGCGCAGCGCGACCTGATCCAGGCCGAAGGCGATCCTCAGCGCTTCCGGCTGTCCCATGGCGTGATGAAACTGTCCCATGTCTGGCTGACCGGGCTCGAGGTCGTCGCGATCGCACGCCCGGTCGTCGAAGGCCTGCGCGAGGCGACCGGCGAGACCGCCGCGCTGTTCCGCGTGCAGGAGGATCGCGGCATCTGCATCCTCGAATGCCAGAGCCGTCACGTGCTCTCGATCAGCCGCGGCGTCGGCGACAGTTTGAGCCTGACCCGCGGCTCGACCGGCAAGGCGATGCTGGCCTTCATGGACCCGACGCGGCAGGCCGAGCTCCTCGCCACCATACCGAACAGCGCCGACCGTGCGCGGCTGGAGGAAGCCCTGGCATTTGCGCGGCGCAACGGCTATGCGACCAGCCACAGCGAGATCTTCGCCGGCACGGTCGCGGTCTCCGCGCCCTGCTTCGATCACCGCGGCGACGTCGTCGGTTCGGTCGGCCTCTACGGACCCGGCGCGCGCATCGACGAGCAGAAGCTGCTGGAATTTTCAAAGCTGGTGCGTGAAGCCGGCCGGCAGATTTCAGTTCTGCTGGGATTTCAGGGGGCCGAGCCGGCTGCTTCCGAACGCGCGTGA
- a CDS encoding ABC transporter ATP-binding protein: MTEPTAVALDGATVAFRLADGRVYTAVERANLSVAHGEFVAIVGPTGCGKSTLLNVTAGLLKPAAGAARIFDKPLSGLNRDAGYLFQADALFPWKTAIDNVAIGLEIRGTPRTDALARAQQWLTSVGLGAFAGRYPHMLSGGQRKRVALAQVLIRDPKILLMDEPFGPLDAQTRQIMGNLLLELWTADRKAVLFVTHDLEEAIALADRVVIMSAGPSARIIGDWRITLPRPRDIAEIRMEKDFHALHREIWGVLKDEVMKGYVQSTQAGAA, from the coding sequence ATGACGGAGCCGACGGCGGTCGCGCTTGACGGTGCGACGGTGGCGTTTCGGTTGGCGGATGGACGCGTCTACACCGCGGTCGAGCGAGCCAATCTTTCGGTCGCGCACGGCGAGTTCGTGGCCATTGTCGGCCCGACCGGATGCGGAAAGTCGACGCTGCTCAATGTCACCGCGGGGCTGTTGAAACCGGCTGCCGGGGCGGCGCGGATTTTCGACAAGCCGCTCAGTGGCCTCAACCGCGACGCCGGTTATCTGTTCCAGGCGGATGCGCTGTTCCCGTGGAAGACCGCGATCGACAATGTCGCGATCGGGCTTGAGATCCGAGGTACGCCGCGCACGGATGCGCTCGCGCGCGCGCAGCAATGGCTGACCTCGGTCGGGCTCGGCGCCTTCGCCGGCCGCTATCCGCACATGTTGTCGGGCGGCCAGCGCAAGCGCGTCGCGCTCGCGCAGGTCCTGATCCGCGATCCGAAGATCCTGCTGATGGACGAGCCGTTCGGCCCGCTCGACGCCCAGACCCGGCAGATCATGGGCAATCTGCTGCTGGAATTGTGGACCGCCGACCGCAAGGCGGTGCTGTTCGTCACCCACGATCTCGAGGAGGCGATCGCGCTTGCCGACCGCGTCGTGATCATGTCGGCCGGGCCCAGCGCGCGCATCATCGGCGACTGGCGCATCACGCTGCCGCGGCCGCGCGATATCGCCGAAATCCGGATGGAGAAGGATTTCCATGCCCTGCACCGCGAGATCTGGGGCGTGCTGAAAGACGAGGTGATGAAGGGCTATGTGCAGTCGACGCAGGCGGGAGCAGCCTGA
- a CDS encoding ketopantoate reductase family protein, translating to MAHCATGVAHRTDFVEAAAKAVDKETIMRIAVVGAGGVGGGFGAALAHAGADVTFIARGAHLVAMRSEGLKVQGGRGETHLVPTQATDDPASVGPVDIVLFCVKLWDVESAGEHIKPMVGPDTAVIPLQNGIDAPDRLIPILGRDAVMGGVAQISASIIKPGVINQVGTFMRMIFGELDGRITPRGKALLALCLKAGFDATLSEQINTELWMKFVGLATNAGMTAVTRQPIGRLRDDPDLRPLFVSACEETIAVAHASGIKLPPDPLAKVLDFIGHAPPAMKASMALDLERGNRLELPWLNGKVVELGRKLGVPTPTHEFLYAVLKPYAMGTPS from the coding sequence GTGGCGCACTGCGCAACCGGGGTTGCGCATCGCACCGACTTCGTCGAGGCTGCGGCCAAGGCCGTGGACAAGGAGACAATCATGCGGATCGCAGTGGTAGGCGCCGGAGGCGTCGGCGGCGGCTTTGGCGCGGCACTGGCGCATGCCGGCGCCGACGTCACCTTTATCGCGCGCGGCGCGCACCTCGTCGCCATGCGCAGCGAAGGTCTGAAGGTTCAGGGCGGCCGCGGCGAAACCCATCTGGTCCCGACCCAAGCGACCGACGACCCCGCAAGCGTCGGCCCGGTCGATATCGTACTGTTCTGCGTCAAGCTGTGGGACGTCGAGAGCGCCGGCGAGCACATCAAGCCGATGGTCGGTCCCGACACCGCGGTGATCCCGCTGCAGAACGGCATCGACGCGCCCGACCGGCTGATCCCGATCCTGGGCCGCGACGCCGTGATGGGCGGCGTGGCGCAGATCTCCGCCTCGATCATCAAGCCCGGCGTGATCAACCAGGTCGGCACCTTCATGCGGATGATCTTCGGCGAGCTCGACGGCCGCATCACGCCGCGCGGCAAGGCGCTGCTCGCGCTCTGCCTGAAGGCCGGCTTCGACGCCACGCTGAGCGAGCAGATCAACACCGAGCTGTGGATGAAGTTCGTTGGCCTCGCTACCAATGCCGGGATGACCGCGGTCACGCGCCAGCCGATCGGCAGGCTGCGCGACGATCCCGACCTGCGCCCGTTGTTCGTGTCGGCCTGCGAGGAGACCATCGCCGTCGCGCACGCCAGCGGCATCAAGCTGCCGCCGGACCCGCTTGCGAAAGTGCTCGACTTCATCGGCCACGCGCCGCCGGCGATGAAGGCCTCGATGGCGCTCGATCTCGAGCGCGGCAACCGGCTCGAACTGCCCTGGCTGAACGGCAAGGTGGTCGAGCTCGGCCGCAAGCTCGGCGTGCCAACCCCGACGCACGAATTCCTCTATGCCGTGCTGAAGCCCTATGCGATGGGCACGCCGTCGTAA